A genomic stretch from Megachile rotundata isolate GNS110a chromosome 1, iyMegRotu1, whole genome shotgun sequence includes:
- the LOC100879885 gene encoding protein SPT2 homolog isoform X2 produces MLEPRIYTPIACYQTKFAPPKKPNKQAKALSENIKKFLARKGEEERQKALEEKRKRENLLALRDHKAQSRINKHLKVCKAANKSVLADAIDNENTAVTLAGPSQPDEDDYGYVSQEASAFYNQLMNKYNSAPSNNIFSKDNRKRTIKDIASTKDRVKQALKQQEVEEALGHRRKRKLSTKETEVETDTKIEKDDSEDKKEKEEKPKPKKKPMPPPIDFSELLKIAEKKQHEPIVIEVKPKNEEPERLLTKKQMKEYAKEKEWRERKEQRNKVNSTNSKDSISTVPNKSSKTQESQVNDTNKTSKVSEKLSATSSTLSKTSLKPTTAAQSSIKKVVEKPVQKPIEKSVQKSIEKPVQNKPNVNKSNAVSKSEKDILLEERRKLEMERKKLEEMRQAIEEQKKKLKLSKSKIEDIKNTKSEKPVSKVKVPEKQDSLKNIPKQAATANITKCRTPQMSNDKIKQFPPADLKPIKPKLPPSRDQRRPIAAHKRRIHDEDEDEEEYDSELEDFIDDEVEDGTEDYSKYISEIFGYDKNKYKCVDNDDDVAMESSFAQQLKEEYVSTKIGIMEDLEDMRMEALEKKRKALLKKNIKK; encoded by the exons CCGATTGCTTGCTATCAAACAAAATTTGCTCCACCTAAAAAGCCAAACAAACAGGCTAAAGCACTTTCGGAAAATATAAAGAAGTTTCTAGCACGCAAGGGAGAGGAAGAAAGACAAAAGGCTTtagaagaaaagagaaaaagagag aaTCTGTTAGCATTACGTGATCATAAAGCACAAAGTCGGATAAATAAACATTTGAAAGTGTGTAAAGCAGCAAATAAATCTGTATTGGCAGATGCAATTGACAATGAGAATACAGCTGTTACACTGGCAG GTCCATCTCAACCTGATGAAGATGATTATGGCTACGTTTCACAGGAGGCCTCCGCATTTTATAATCAgttaatgaataaatataatagtGCACCATCCAACAACATATTTTCTAAAGATAATCGGAAACGGACAATAAAGGATATTGCATCGACAAAA GACAGGGTTAAACAAGCTTTAAAACAACAAGAAGTAGAGGAAGCATTAGGACATCGTCGAAAAAGAAAATTGTCTACGAAAGAGACAGAAGTAGAAACAGAtacgaaaattgaaaaagatgACAGCGAggataagaaagaaaaagaggagAAACCCAAACCCAAAAAGAAACCTATGCCACCGCCAATTGATTTCagcgaattattaaaaattgcagaaaaaaaACAGCATGAACCAATTGTAATTGAGGTAAAGCCGAAAAATGAAGAACCAGAAAGGCTATTAACGAAAAAGCAAATGAAAGAATatgcaaaagaaaaagaatggCGAGAACGAAAGGAGCAGCGGAATAAAGTTAATAGTACGAACAGTAAAGATAGTATTTCGACTGTACCTAATAAATCTAGTAAAACACAGGAATCGCAGGTAAATGACACAAACAAAACGTCTAAAGTATCTGAAAAGCTATCTGCAACATCTTCGACTTTGAGCAAAACTTCTTTAAAACCGACAACAGCAGCACAATCATCTATTAAAAAGGTTGTCGAGAAACCTGTTCAAAAACCCATTGAGAAATCTGTTCAAAAATCTATCGAAAAGCCTGTTCAAAATAAACCTAATGTAAATAAATCTAACGCAGTATCAAAATCGGAGAAGGATATATTATTAGAAGAGcgaagaaaattagaaatggaaagaaaaaaattagaaGAAATGCGACAAGCTATtgaagaacaaaagaaaaagttaaaattaagTAAAAGTAAGATTGAAGATATTAAGAATACGAAGTCTGAAAAGCCAGTCTCTAAAGTGAAGGTTCCAGAGAAACAAGATTCACTCAAAAACATACCAAAACAAGCTGCCACGGCGAATATAACGAAATGTCGTACGCCTCAAATGtcgaatgataaaataaaacaatttccaCCAGCTGATCTTAAACCGATTAAGCCTAAGTTACCTCCTTCAAGGGATCAAAGAAGACCAATAGCTGCCCATAAAC GTCGCATACATGAcgaagatgaagatgaagagGAATATGATTCTGAATTAGAAGATTTTATTGACGACGAAGTAGAAGATGGTACCGAAGACTATAGTAAATACATCAGCGAAATATTTGGTTACGacaaaaataagtataaatGTGTAGACAACGACGATGATGTAGCTATGGAAAGCAGTTTTGCACAGCAGCTTAAAGAAGAATATGTATCTACCAAAATAG gtaTTATGGAAGATTTGGAAGATATGCGTATGGAGGCTttagaaaagaaacgaaaagcacttctaaagaaaaatataaaaaagtga
- the LOC100879885 gene encoding protein SPT2 homolog isoform X1 translates to MDFGTLLSVAQKNENSKQPIACYQTKFAPPKKPNKQAKALSENIKKFLARKGEEERQKALEEKRKRENLLALRDHKAQSRINKHLKVCKAANKSVLADAIDNENTAVTLAGPSQPDEDDYGYVSQEASAFYNQLMNKYNSAPSNNIFSKDNRKRTIKDIASTKDRVKQALKQQEVEEALGHRRKRKLSTKETEVETDTKIEKDDSEDKKEKEEKPKPKKKPMPPPIDFSELLKIAEKKQHEPIVIEVKPKNEEPERLLTKKQMKEYAKEKEWRERKEQRNKVNSTNSKDSISTVPNKSSKTQESQVNDTNKTSKVSEKLSATSSTLSKTSLKPTTAAQSSIKKVVEKPVQKPIEKSVQKSIEKPVQNKPNVNKSNAVSKSEKDILLEERRKLEMERKKLEEMRQAIEEQKKKLKLSKSKIEDIKNTKSEKPVSKVKVPEKQDSLKNIPKQAATANITKCRTPQMSNDKIKQFPPADLKPIKPKLPPSRDQRRPIAAHKRRIHDEDEDEEEYDSELEDFIDDEVEDGTEDYSKYISEIFGYDKNKYKCVDNDDDVAMESSFAQQLKEEYVSTKIGIMEDLEDMRMEALEKKRKALLKKNIKK, encoded by the exons ATGGATTTTGGTACATTGTTGAGCGTAGcgcagaaaaatgaaaatagcaAGCAG CCGATTGCTTGCTATCAAACAAAATTTGCTCCACCTAAAAAGCCAAACAAACAGGCTAAAGCACTTTCGGAAAATATAAAGAAGTTTCTAGCACGCAAGGGAGAGGAAGAAAGACAAAAGGCTTtagaagaaaagagaaaaagagag aaTCTGTTAGCATTACGTGATCATAAAGCACAAAGTCGGATAAATAAACATTTGAAAGTGTGTAAAGCAGCAAATAAATCTGTATTGGCAGATGCAATTGACAATGAGAATACAGCTGTTACACTGGCAG GTCCATCTCAACCTGATGAAGATGATTATGGCTACGTTTCACAGGAGGCCTCCGCATTTTATAATCAgttaatgaataaatataatagtGCACCATCCAACAACATATTTTCTAAAGATAATCGGAAACGGACAATAAAGGATATTGCATCGACAAAA GACAGGGTTAAACAAGCTTTAAAACAACAAGAAGTAGAGGAAGCATTAGGACATCGTCGAAAAAGAAAATTGTCTACGAAAGAGACAGAAGTAGAAACAGAtacgaaaattgaaaaagatgACAGCGAggataagaaagaaaaagaggagAAACCCAAACCCAAAAAGAAACCTATGCCACCGCCAATTGATTTCagcgaattattaaaaattgcagaaaaaaaACAGCATGAACCAATTGTAATTGAGGTAAAGCCGAAAAATGAAGAACCAGAAAGGCTATTAACGAAAAAGCAAATGAAAGAATatgcaaaagaaaaagaatggCGAGAACGAAAGGAGCAGCGGAATAAAGTTAATAGTACGAACAGTAAAGATAGTATTTCGACTGTACCTAATAAATCTAGTAAAACACAGGAATCGCAGGTAAATGACACAAACAAAACGTCTAAAGTATCTGAAAAGCTATCTGCAACATCTTCGACTTTGAGCAAAACTTCTTTAAAACCGACAACAGCAGCACAATCATCTATTAAAAAGGTTGTCGAGAAACCTGTTCAAAAACCCATTGAGAAATCTGTTCAAAAATCTATCGAAAAGCCTGTTCAAAATAAACCTAATGTAAATAAATCTAACGCAGTATCAAAATCGGAGAAGGATATATTATTAGAAGAGcgaagaaaattagaaatggaaagaaaaaaattagaaGAAATGCGACAAGCTATtgaagaacaaaagaaaaagttaaaattaagTAAAAGTAAGATTGAAGATATTAAGAATACGAAGTCTGAAAAGCCAGTCTCTAAAGTGAAGGTTCCAGAGAAACAAGATTCACTCAAAAACATACCAAAACAAGCTGCCACGGCGAATATAACGAAATGTCGTACGCCTCAAATGtcgaatgataaaataaaacaatttccaCCAGCTGATCTTAAACCGATTAAGCCTAAGTTACCTCCTTCAAGGGATCAAAGAAGACCAATAGCTGCCCATAAAC GTCGCATACATGAcgaagatgaagatgaagagGAATATGATTCTGAATTAGAAGATTTTATTGACGACGAAGTAGAAGATGGTACCGAAGACTATAGTAAATACATCAGCGAAATATTTGGTTACGacaaaaataagtataaatGTGTAGACAACGACGATGATGTAGCTATGGAAAGCAGTTTTGCACAGCAGCTTAAAGAAGAATATGTATCTACCAAAATAG gtaTTATGGAAGATTTGGAAGATATGCGTATGGAGGCTttagaaaagaaacgaaaagcacttctaaagaaaaatataaaaaagtga
- the mats gene encoding MOB kinase activator-like 1, with protein sequence MSFLFGSRSSKTFKPKKNIPEGTHQYDLMKHAAATLGSGNLRLAVMLPEGEDLNEWVAVNTVDFFNQINMLYGTITEFCTEESCPIMSAGPKYEYHWADGHTVKKPIKCSAPKYIDYLMTWVQDQLDDETLFPSKIGVPFPKNFLSIAKTILKRLFRVYAHIYHQHFSEVVQLGEEAHLNTSFKHFIFFVQEFNLIERRELAPLQELIEKLTAKDAR encoded by the exons ATGAGCTTCCTATT TGGAAGCAGGTCTTCGAAAACCTTCAAACCAAAGAAGAATATTCCTGAGGGAACTCATCAATATGACTTGATGAAACATGCAGCTGCCACCCTTGGTTCTGGGAACCTAAGACTAGCAGTCATGCTTCCAGAGGGTGAAGATTTGAACGAATGGGTTGCAGTAAATA CTGTTGATTTTTTCAATCAAATCAACATGTTATATGGTACTATTACGGAGTTCTGCACTGAAGAAAGTTGTCCCATCATGTCTGCAGGGCCAAAATATGAATACCATTGGGCTGATGGGCATACTGTTAAGAAACCAATTAAGTGTTCTGCACCAAAGTACATTGATTATTTAATGACCTGGGTGCAGGATCAATTAGATGATGAAACACTATTTCCTTCAAAAATTG GAGTCCCTTTCCCGAAAAACTTCTTGTCCATTGCCAAGACAATACTAAAACGGTTGTTTAGAGTATACGCACATATCTACCACCAACATTTCAGTGAAGTTGTACAACTTGGAGAAGAGGCACATTTAAATACATCATttaaacatttcatattttttgtacAG GAATTTAACTTGATAGAGAGAAGAGAATTAGCGCCGTTGCAAGAACTAATAGAGAAATTAACTGCGAAAGATGCCCGATGA